One part of the Tolypothrix sp. NIES-4075 genome encodes these proteins:
- the hpsO gene encoding hormogonium polysaccharide biosynthesis glycosyltransferase HpsO has product MKILVASHTYIVDLNCEKLRILSQLEPGIEVTVVVPKRWKPGGVQNKIIETQYRDEGAFKIVPISNFSQNHQGLLTFGADLISLLRQFRPQIIQVEQGSRGLSYAQMITLNKLLGLKAKNIFFTWWNLPYELKLPAALLEKYNLNNSHGIISGNQDGAEILRQRGYKGSIKVMPQLGVDETLFAPKSQPELAAKLGIQPGEFVVGFVGRFVPEKGLLTLVDALASLKDKPWKLLLIGRGALQSELMNKAAENNFKDRIILVESVPHDEVYKYINLMSTLVLPSETTYKFKTLTSAGWKEQFGHVLIEAMACQVPVIGSNSGEIPHVIGDAGLVFPEGDVKALADCLSQLIEKPEFAEKLGEMGYQKAMVQYTNKALAKQQLEFYKELLSSRRVR; this is encoded by the coding sequence ATGAAAATTTTAGTTGCCAGTCACACTTATATTGTAGACCTTAACTGCGAGAAATTACGCATTTTATCTCAACTAGAACCGGGAATTGAAGTAACAGTTGTAGTTCCCAAACGTTGGAAACCCGGAGGCGTACAAAACAAAATTATTGAAACGCAATACCGCGATGAAGGTGCATTTAAAATAGTTCCGATTTCTAACTTCAGTCAAAATCACCAGGGACTTCTTACCTTTGGCGCTGATTTAATATCTTTGTTGCGACAGTTTCGCCCCCAAATCATCCAAGTAGAACAAGGTTCTCGCGGACTGTCTTATGCTCAAATGATTACTTTAAATAAGCTATTGGGACTAAAGGCAAAAAATATCTTTTTTACTTGGTGGAATCTGCCATACGAACTCAAATTACCCGCAGCTTTATTAGAAAAATACAACCTTAATAATAGCCACGGTATCATTTCCGGAAATCAGGATGGGGCGGAAATTCTCAGACAACGAGGATATAAAGGTTCAATTAAAGTCATGCCGCAGTTAGGTGTGGATGAAACTTTATTTGCTCCCAAGTCTCAACCAGAATTAGCGGCTAAATTGGGTATTCAGCCAGGGGAATTTGTAGTTGGCTTTGTCGGACGTTTTGTTCCAGAAAAAGGCTTGCTGACGCTTGTAGATGCCTTAGCTAGTTTAAAAGATAAACCTTGGAAGTTACTTTTAATTGGGCGGGGTGCGTTGCAATCAGAATTAATGAACAAAGCCGCTGAAAACAACTTTAAAGACAGAATTATCTTGGTGGAAAGCGTACCCCACGATGAAGTTTACAAGTATATCAATTTAATGAGTACTTTGGTGTTGCCTTCAGAAACAACTTACAAATTTAAAACTTTAACTTCTGCGGGTTGGAAAGAACAATTTGGTCATGTGCTAATTGAAGCAATGGCTTGTCAAGTTCCAGTTATTGGTTCCAACTCTGGCGAAATTCCTCATGTAATTGGTGATGCTGGGTTAGTATTTCCGGAAGGCGATGTTAAAGCTTTGGCTGATTGCTTATCGCAATTAATCGAAAAGCCAGAATTTGCCGAAAAGTTAGGAGAAATGGGTTATCAAAAAGCAATGGTTCAATATACGAATAAAGCTTTAGCAAAACAGCAATTAGAATTCTACAAAGAATTGCTTAGTAGTCGTAGGGTGCGTTAA
- the hpsN gene encoding hormogonium polysaccharide biosynthesis glycosyltransferase HpsN, giving the protein MDLPLISVIIPTYGREEPLRDSLVDVLKQDYPNFEVLVVDQTLKHQPETQAYLEELAAADKIKWFRLDWASLPGARNYAVRRSSGEIILFIDDDVQLKSGFLAAHAKNYLEKPEIGAVAGRVFDRMKLGDSGGDLEISYLPPEAMDPGIAWYHIDLVHTVKPQQVLTARGCNMSFRREIFTKYGLRFDERFKGSAVREESDFCLRVRQTGYKIWYDPEADLVHLGEETGGCHDISMRSLKYQMTFYHNHFLLGLKNLTATQALRLYARLFDCHVLGRPPCHKSGSPIKIVTRAVFYFLGFLKAVGTVIQSAWNDGQIYTQRDRQDFNDLPVTGQEQILASK; this is encoded by the coding sequence ATGGATTTGCCTTTAATTTCCGTGATTATACCGACCTACGGTCGTGAGGAACCGCTGCGTGATAGCCTTGTGGATGTCCTCAAACAGGACTACCCGAATTTTGAAGTTTTGGTTGTAGATCAAACGCTAAAACATCAGCCAGAAACTCAAGCTTATTTAGAGGAACTTGCAGCAGCAGATAAAATTAAATGGTTCCGCTTGGATTGGGCAAGTTTACCTGGAGCGCGTAATTATGCTGTGCGGCGCTCATCAGGTGAGATAATTTTGTTTATTGATGATGATGTACAGTTAAAGAGTGGATTTTTAGCAGCTCATGCTAAAAATTATCTAGAAAAGCCAGAAATCGGAGCTGTTGCGGGGCGAGTATTTGACAGAATGAAACTGGGTGATTCTGGGGGGGACTTGGAGATTTCATATTTGCCTCCCGAAGCAATGGACCCAGGAATTGCTTGGTATCATATTGATTTGGTGCATACAGTTAAACCCCAGCAAGTGCTGACAGCAAGGGGTTGTAATATGTCTTTCCGTCGCGAGATTTTTACTAAGTACGGACTGAGGTTTGATGAGAGGTTTAAAGGTAGTGCGGTGCGGGAGGAATCTGACTTTTGTTTGCGCGTGCGGCAGACGGGATATAAGATTTGGTATGACCCAGAAGCTGATTTAGTGCATTTAGGGGAAGAAACGGGAGGTTGTCATGATATTAGTATGCGATCGCTCAAATATCAAATGACCTTCTACCACAACCATTTTTTATTAGGACTGAAAAACCTCACCGCTACCCAAGCTTTACGCTTATACGCTCGTTTATTTGATTGTCACGTCCTGGGACGTCCTCCTTGTCACAAAAGCGGTTCCCCGATTAAAATTGTCACCCGCGCTGTTTTCTACTTTTTGGGTTTTCTCAAAGCCGTGGGTACTGTGATTCAATCAGCTTGGAATGATGGTCAAATTTACACTCAACGCGATCGCCAAGATTTTAACGATTTGCCTGTAACCGGACAAGAGCAAATTTTAGCTTCCAAATAA
- the hpsL gene encoding hormogonium polysaccharide biosynthesis protein HpsL codes for MLKLKKKSKSSKKKHSQPETPTLTLQERLAQKRKATKARKEFTGLLTKAVSIAVVVGILLAIVGGIKAAVPGVAAVIIIALCSKYPRQALFAFLIYVPLGGTITYYIGNSPILQLAKDAFYIPALISIWQLSKKRGLPLLIPQALKIPLFILLGSCTVTLLFVNGAQQLSPPPVGLLQDAPKEIPLGMGILGLKVLLGYLPLISCYYYLIRDKRDFLILSRLQVALILISCLLGILQYFLLLTGICQGTRNAVGSALFKATLEARCYIGGSLVYSPSQGMIRLPGTFVAPWQWAWFLISSTFFTFGTGFSDPSILWRIVGLGSLVTVFINAVVSGQRIALALVPTCFVLLLLLTGQLGNLKRFIPLGMGLALILTIAIVSNPTVVQERTDSFVSRWNASPPQQFIMDQFEENWKSSKGPFGSGLGRATNSARALGQTKLVETYYPKLLYEIGICGVLAFLGLVTTLTVVCFRTYRLIKNRNFRSYAAALWVFILFISYNTYYYPLDVDPVAVYYWFAAGILLKLPEIDKQERLKEAQAEGNQGKKKR; via the coding sequence ATGCTAAAACTTAAGAAAAAATCTAAAAGCTCAAAAAAAAAGCACTCCCAACCAGAAACTCCTACTCTTACCCTGCAAGAAAGGTTAGCCCAAAAACGCAAAGCAACCAAAGCACGTAAAGAATTCACCGGCTTACTTACCAAAGCTGTTTCTATCGCGGTTGTTGTCGGCATTCTGCTGGCTATAGTCGGCGGAATTAAAGCCGCAGTTCCGGGTGTAGCCGCAGTCATCATTATCGCTCTTTGTTCTAAATACCCCCGACAAGCGCTTTTTGCCTTTCTTATTTACGTACCTTTGGGTGGTACTATTACTTACTACATCGGTAACAGTCCTATACTTCAATTAGCTAAAGACGCTTTCTACATTCCAGCGTTGATTTCAATTTGGCAGCTTTCCAAAAAGCGGGGACTACCTCTGCTGATTCCCCAAGCCTTGAAAATTCCACTATTTATTTTATTAGGTTCCTGCACGGTAACTTTACTATTTGTTAATGGCGCTCAACAACTCAGCCCCCCTCCTGTAGGGCTACTGCAAGACGCACCCAAGGAAATACCTCTAGGCATGGGTATTCTCGGACTGAAAGTCTTATTAGGCTACTTACCCCTGATTAGTTGTTATTACTACCTGATTCGTGACAAGCGGGATTTTCTCATTTTGTCGCGCTTACAGGTTGCCCTGATACTTATCTCCTGTCTTTTGGGTATTCTTCAGTATTTTTTGCTCCTAACAGGTATATGTCAAGGTACCAGAAATGCAGTCGGCAGTGCTTTATTTAAAGCGACACTTGAAGCTAGATGTTATATTGGCGGTTCTCTAGTTTATAGTCCCAGCCAAGGGATGATTCGCTTACCAGGAACTTTTGTCGCTCCTTGGCAGTGGGCATGGTTCCTCATTTCTAGTACATTTTTTACCTTTGGCACTGGCTTTAGCGACCCCTCAATTCTTTGGAGAATCGTAGGTTTAGGTTCTTTAGTCACAGTGTTTATTAATGCAGTTGTTTCTGGACAGAGAATTGCCTTAGCCTTAGTCCCAACTTGCTTTGTACTTTTACTATTGCTTACCGGTCAACTGGGAAACCTCAAACGGTTTATCCCCTTAGGAATGGGACTTGCCCTGATTCTCACAATTGCCATAGTCAGCAATCCCACAGTTGTGCAAGAAAGGACGGATAGCTTTGTCAGTCGCTGGAATGCGTCACCTCCTCAACAATTTATCATGGATCAATTTGAGGAGAATTGGAAAAGCTCAAAAGGACCCTTCGGAAGCGGTTTGGGTCGAGCGACTAACTCTGCCCGTGCTTTAGGTCAAACAAAGTTGGTAGAAACCTATTACCCGAAACTGCTTTATGAAATTGGTATTTGTGGAGTATTAGCATTTTTGGGTTTGGTAACAACTTTAACAGTCGTCTGCTTCCGGACATACCGTTTGATAAAAAACCGTAATTTCCGCAGTTACGCAGCTGCTTTATGGGTGTTTATATTGTTTATTAGTTACAACACCTACTACTACCCTCTAGATGTCGATCCTGTTGCTGTTTATTACTGGTTTGCCGCTGGAATTCTTTTAAAGTTGCCAGAAATTGACAAACAAGAAAGACTCAAAGAGGCACAAGCAGAAGGAAATCAAGGAAAGAAGAAGAGGTAA
- the glmM gene encoding phosphoglucosamine mutase, protein MVSYITKTQNGFRGGSVSDCEASTKGIEDSFAHNLIALPANPLFGTDGIRSKVGELLSAPLALQVGFWTGIVLRNHAANSGPVILGQDSRNSSDMLAMALSAGLTAAGIEVWYLGLCPTPTVAYLVSVSDAIGGVMISASHNPPEDNGIKIFGANGAKLPQLLQAAIEAGLRGKTTLPVIVTNCGRHYSRPELVKNYAEALQQPLENAVNLQGMKIVLDLAWGAAVKLAPAVFTRMGAEVICLHNEADGSRINVNCGSTHLDILAQTVKEHNADIGFAFDGDADRVLAVDNIGRQVNGDYILYLWGRSLQQKQQLPDNLIISTVMANLGFEKAWKQIGGKLTRTAVGDQYVQAEMLQTGAMLGGEQSGHILCRHYGITGDGLLTALHIAALVKEADVSLRELVDRSFETYPQLLQNVRVVDRDRRLGWKNCEPVQQAIALAETAMGDSGRILVRASGTEPVIRVMVEAANEKLADYWTNELVSQVQQHLAE, encoded by the coding sequence ATGGTTTCATATATAACTAAAACTCAAAACGGCTTTCGTGGTGGTTCTGTTTCTGATTGTGAAGCATCGACAAAAGGTATAGAAGACAGTTTTGCACATAACTTAATCGCACTACCAGCAAATCCCCTATTTGGAACAGATGGCATTCGCTCAAAAGTGGGAGAATTGCTGAGTGCGCCTTTAGCATTGCAAGTAGGTTTTTGGACTGGTATTGTTTTACGTAATCATGCTGCCAATAGTGGACCTGTGATTCTGGGGCAAGATTCGAGAAACTCCAGCGATATGCTGGCAATGGCTTTGAGTGCTGGGTTAACCGCAGCGGGGATAGAGGTTTGGTATTTAGGATTGTGCCCAACTCCTACCGTCGCTTATCTAGTCAGCGTCAGTGATGCGATTGGTGGAGTGATGATTTCTGCCAGTCACAACCCACCAGAAGATAACGGCATTAAAATTTTTGGGGCAAACGGTGCCAAGTTACCGCAACTGTTGCAGGCAGCAATTGAAGCAGGGCTGCGCGGCAAGACAACATTACCTGTTATTGTTACTAATTGTGGACGGCATTACTCGCGCCCGGAGTTAGTGAAGAATTATGCCGAAGCATTGCAACAACCTTTAGAGAATGCTGTAAATCTTCAGGGAATGAAGATTGTTTTAGATTTGGCTTGGGGTGCAGCAGTTAAGTTGGCGCCAGCAGTATTCACAAGAATGGGGGCAGAAGTAATCTGTTTGCATAACGAAGCGGATGGATCTCGCATTAACGTTAACTGCGGTTCTACTCACCTAGATATTCTCGCCCAAACCGTCAAAGAACATAATGCTGACATCGGCTTTGCTTTTGATGGCGATGCCGATCGCGTCTTAGCAGTAGATAATATTGGCAGGCAAGTTAACGGCGATTACATCCTCTATCTCTGGGGACGCAGCTTGCAACAAAAGCAACAACTGCCAGATAACTTGATAATTTCCACCGTCATGGCAAACTTAGGCTTCGAGAAAGCTTGGAAACAAATTGGCGGTAAGCTAACTCGCACAGCAGTTGGCGATCAATACGTTCAAGCCGAAATGCTGCAAACAGGCGCAATGCTAGGTGGCGAACAATCCGGTCACATATTGTGCCGTCATTATGGTATCACGGGCGATGGTTTATTAACAGCTTTACATATAGCCGCTTTAGTCAAAGAAGCCGATGTTTCCTTGAGAGAACTGGTAGATCGAAGCTTTGAAACTTATCCGCAATTATTGCAGAACGTGCGCGTTGTAGATCGCGATCGCCGATTGGGATGGAAAAATTGCGAACCCGTACAACAAGCGATCGCTCTAGCTGAAACCGCAATGGGTGATTCCGGTAGAATATTAGTTCGCGCTTCTGGTACAGAACCGGTCATCAGGGTTATGGTAGAAGCTGCCAATGAAAAACTTGCTGATTACTGGACAAATGAATTAGTCTCACAAGTTCAGCAACACTTAGCAGAATAA
- a CDS encoding biliverdin-producing heme oxygenase, giving the protein MSSNLATKLRVGTKKAHTMAENVGFVKCFLKGVVEKNSYRKLVGNFYFIYSAMEEEIEKHRNHPIVSKINFPQLNRKHSLEQDLAYYYGSNWREQIQLSPAGEAYVKRIREISAKEPELLIAHSYTRYLGDLSGGQILKNIAVTGMNLTDGQGTAFYEFGDIPDEKAFKAKYRCAMDELPIDDATADRIVDEANAAFGMNMKMFQELEGNLIKAIGLMLFNSLTRRRTRGSTELATAE; this is encoded by the coding sequence ATGAGCAGCAATTTAGCAACCAAATTGCGTGTAGGCACTAAAAAAGCCCACACTATGGCAGAGAATGTCGGTTTTGTCAAGTGCTTTTTAAAAGGAGTGGTAGAAAAAAACTCCTACCGGAAGCTAGTCGGCAACTTCTACTTTATCTATTCAGCGATGGAAGAGGAGATAGAAAAGCATCGCAATCATCCGATTGTTTCCAAAATTAACTTTCCGCAGTTAAACCGCAAGCATAGCCTAGAGCAAGACTTGGCTTATTATTATGGTTCTAACTGGCGGGAGCAAATTCAATTATCCCCGGCGGGTGAAGCTTATGTAAAGCGCATCCGGGAAATATCCGCAAAAGAACCGGAATTATTAATCGCTCATTCTTACACACGTTATCTTGGCGATTTATCAGGAGGACAAATTCTGAAAAACATCGCGGTAACGGGGATGAACCTTACTGATGGGCAAGGTACTGCTTTTTATGAGTTTGGAGACATTCCGGACGAGAAGGCTTTTAAAGCGAAATATCGTTGCGCTATGGATGAGTTGCCGATTGATGATGCTACGGCAGATCGCATTGTCGATGAAGCAAACGCTGCTTTTGGGATGAACATGAAGATGTTCCAAGAGTTGGAAGGCAATTTGATTAAAGCGATCGGTTTGATGCTGTTTAATAGTTTGACACGGCGTCGTACTCGTGGTAGTACAGAATTGGCTACTGCTGAGTAA
- a CDS encoding NADPH-dependent F420 reductase, with product MKIGIIGSGNMGRSLGILWAEQGHQVYFGSRDAEKGKAVAEFALLGTQGGTNDQAAAFADVILWTARGIMAKKLLSNVEVLNGKIIIDCNNQDIPSEFAYPAIEESLAEKLAKEVPNACVVKAFNTMAQEVFELAPEPLKDYQVSVFVAGDDEQARKTVMQLAQDIGFIPLDCGVLRNARLVEGLGDFIRLIMIGQQQGSYATISVNVLPAAQQQRLGGRQNSALK from the coding sequence ATGAAAATAGGAATCATTGGTAGTGGCAACATGGGACGGTCTTTAGGTATTCTCTGGGCAGAACAGGGACACCAAGTATATTTTGGTTCTCGCGATGCCGAAAAAGGAAAGGCAGTGGCTGAATTTGCACTCCTGGGAACGCAAGGTGGTACAAATGATCAGGCAGCGGCATTTGCTGATGTAATTTTGTGGACAGCACGCGGTATTATGGCAAAAAAGTTGCTATCTAACGTTGAAGTTCTCAACGGTAAAATTATCATTGATTGCAATAACCAAGATATCCCCTCTGAGTTTGCCTATCCTGCAATTGAGGAATCGTTAGCAGAAAAGCTAGCAAAAGAAGTTCCAAATGCTTGCGTGGTGAAAGCATTTAACACGATGGCACAGGAGGTATTTGAATTAGCACCGGAACCACTTAAGGATTATCAAGTTTCGGTTTTTGTTGCCGGGGATGACGAACAAGCCAGAAAAACAGTAATGCAACTAGCTCAGGATATTGGATTTATACCACTCGATTGCGGTGTTTTACGTAATGCTCGATTGGTGGAAGGCTTAGGTGATTTTATCCGCTTAATCATGATTGGTCAGCAACAAGGCTCTTATGCAACTATTTCTGTCAACGTCCTACCTGCTGCACAACAACAACGCTTAGGTGGACGGCAAAATTCGGCTTTGAAATGA
- a CDS encoding TetR/AcrR family transcriptional regulator: MPKTRVKAKPDEAKPALREHILDIADELFYREGIRATGVDTIVAKSGVAKTTLYRYFPSKDDLVVAYLERRNQRFWELMSAEIAKHPNQPGEQLLAVFKWLDELLAKPDCLGCPFLVTTSEFAELDYPGHQVSIKHKEAVRSRLIELAQEAGASKERELGANLLLLLDGAFAQRRLFGTVAEVSLEKAAATLINAYLPT; this comes from the coding sequence ATGCCAAAAACTCGTGTCAAGGCTAAACCAGATGAAGCAAAGCCAGCATTAAGGGAACATATTCTCGATATTGCCGATGAACTTTTCTATCGAGAGGGAATTCGAGCAACTGGAGTGGATACCATCGTCGCGAAGTCTGGGGTGGCGAAAACAACGTTATATCGATATTTTCCGTCTAAGGATGATTTGGTGGTAGCGTATCTAGAACGGCGCAATCAACGTTTTTGGGAGTTGATGTCAGCCGAAATTGCCAAGCATCCCAATCAGCCTGGTGAACAATTGCTGGCAGTTTTTAAATGGTTGGATGAACTATTAGCAAAACCAGATTGTTTGGGCTGTCCGTTTTTAGTCACAACATCAGAATTTGCCGAATTGGACTATCCAGGACACCAGGTTTCTATCAAACATAAAGAAGCGGTACGATCAAGGCTGATTGAATTAGCTCAAGAAGCTGGTGCAAGCAAGGAACGCGAACTTGGTGCAAATTTACTTTTGCTGCTTGATGGCGCGTTTGCACAACGGCGGTTATTTGGTACAGTTGCGGAAGTATCTTTAGAAAAAGCGGCAGCTACACTAATTAATGCGTACTTACCTACATAA
- the cobW gene encoding cobalamin biosynthesis protein CobW: MAAKIPVTVITGFLGSGKTSLIRHLLQNNQGRRIAVLVNEFGELGIDGELLKSCEICPEDGDSNIFELTNGCLCCTVQEEFYPAMQQLIKRRDRIDCILIETSGLALPKPLIKAFRWQEIRNAATVDAVITVVDCAAVASGTFASDPEAVAAQRQADDSLEHETPLQELFEDQLACADLVVLNKTDLVDDETKAQIEELIKQELPRVVKIVESDGAQLDPSILLGLNAAVEDNLDSRPSHHDTEEEHEHDEEIISTHVILDRAFEPEKLQQQLQAIAQQQEIYRIKGFVAVPNKAMRLVMQGVGTRFDQFYDRPWQPEEARQTRLVFIGRDLKSSEIESQLVAL, translated from the coding sequence ATGGCAGCAAAAATTCCCGTTACCGTGATTACAGGCTTTTTAGGCAGTGGTAAAACCAGCCTAATTCGCCATTTACTACAAAACAACCAAGGTAGACGCATCGCCGTTTTAGTCAACGAATTTGGGGAACTTGGGATTGATGGCGAATTGTTGAAATCTTGTGAAATTTGCCCCGAAGATGGCGACAGTAATATTTTTGAATTAACCAACGGCTGTTTATGTTGCACTGTACAGGAGGAATTTTACCCGGCGATGCAGCAGTTAATTAAGCGACGCGATCGCATCGATTGTATTTTGATTGAAACTTCTGGTTTAGCCTTACCAAAGCCGTTAATCAAGGCTTTTCGCTGGCAAGAAATCCGCAATGCCGCCACAGTCGATGCGGTAATTACGGTAGTTGATTGTGCAGCAGTAGCATCAGGCACATTTGCTAGCGACCCGGAAGCAGTGGCAGCGCAACGCCAAGCCGATGATAGTTTAGAACATGAAACACCTTTGCAAGAACTGTTTGAAGACCAACTTGCTTGTGCTGATTTAGTGGTGTTGAATAAAACCGATTTGGTGGATGATGAGACAAAAGCGCAAATTGAAGAGTTAATTAAACAAGAATTGCCGAGAGTAGTGAAGATTGTGGAGAGCGATGGCGCTCAACTCGATCCATCTATATTATTAGGATTAAACGCTGCCGTCGAAGATAATTTAGATAGTCGTCCCAGTCATCACGACACCGAAGAAGAACACGAACACGACGAAGAAATTATCTCAACTCACGTAATTTTAGACCGCGCTTTTGAACCAGAAAAATTACAGCAGCAGTTGCAAGCGATCGCACAACAGCAAGAGATATACCGAATTAAAGGCTTTGTCGCAGTCCCTAACAAAGCCATGCGTTTAGTCATGCAAGGTGTAGGAACTCGATTTGATCAATTTTACGATCGCCCGTGGCAACCTGAAGAAGCAAGACAAACCCGTTTAGTTTTCATCGGTCGTGACTTGAAATCCTCAGAAATAGAATCCCAACTCGTAGCTTTATGA
- a CDS encoding MFS transporter, whose translation MPRTEELKKLVLLASLYVSQIIPVHFLLAGLPVIMRQRGMSLDAIGALSLLAVPAMLKFLWSPFIDRYSFKRWGHYRFWIIIFQLLVVGVTVICAGLDIDKNLSIVLVCTFLMAVFCSSQDIATDALAVGLLKPNERSLGNGVQMGGHYLGTIIGGGTMLILLNRLGWTASLLIMALIMLVALIPVLRHKERKPQQEELASLGIKGYFQTLSNFFRHRGTVTWLLILVLYSAGSGMASTMFRPLLSDLGLSLAEIGWLLGIVSCTAGILGAIAASLLIPSLGRKRSLVLFGLLQAIAIATYLLPASGVTNLPTLYLVVISVQILSGAAHTTLYTVMMDKSELATAGTDFTIQASIIFMGVIGASVISGVLAKSIGYQGVFMSAIAISLVSVLVISRNFDNTNNPGSLTRKKASSTSQ comes from the coding sequence ATGCCTAGAACTGAAGAACTAAAAAAACTGGTGTTGCTAGCTAGTTTATATGTTTCCCAAATAATACCGGTGCATTTTTTACTTGCAGGGCTACCTGTAATAATGCGTCAGAGAGGAATGTCTCTGGATGCGATCGGGGCGCTGTCGTTGCTGGCGGTACCTGCAATGCTAAAATTTTTGTGGTCGCCTTTTATCGATCGCTATAGTTTTAAACGTTGGGGGCATTATCGGTTTTGGATTATCATTTTTCAGCTTTTAGTTGTTGGCGTTACAGTAATTTGTGCCGGACTTGATATTGATAAAAATCTGAGTATTGTCCTAGTTTGTACATTTTTGATGGCTGTATTTTGTTCCAGTCAAGATATTGCCACGGATGCTTTAGCTGTCGGTTTGCTCAAGCCAAATGAACGTAGTTTGGGTAACGGGGTACAAATGGGAGGACACTACCTCGGCACAATTATTGGCGGGGGTACTATGCTCATTTTGTTGAATAGATTGGGATGGACTGCAAGTTTGCTGATTATGGCACTAATTATGCTTGTGGCATTGATTCCTGTTTTGCGACACAAAGAGCGAAAGCCTCAGCAAGAAGAATTAGCAAGTCTAGGAATTAAAGGTTATTTCCAAACATTAAGCAATTTCTTTAGACATCGGGGAACAGTAACTTGGTTGCTGATTTTGGTGCTGTATTCAGCAGGGAGTGGGATGGCAAGTACGATGTTTCGTCCCTTATTATCCGATCTGGGGTTGTCTTTAGCAGAAATTGGTTGGTTGCTGGGAATTGTCAGTTGCACTGCTGGAATATTGGGTGCGATCGCGGCTAGTTTATTGATTCCATCCTTAGGGCGGAAGCGATCGCTGGTGTTGTTTGGTTTGCTCCAGGCGATCGCCATAGCGACTTATCTACTACCTGCATCTGGTGTGACTAATTTACCTACCCTATATTTAGTAGTAATTAGTGTACAGATACTTTCTGGTGCAGCACACACTACTTTATACACAGTTATGATGGATAAAAGTGAGTTAGCGACTGCTGGTACAGACTTTACGATTCAAGCGTCGATCATTTTTATGGGCGTTATTGGCGCTTCAGTAATTAGTGGAGTCCTAGCAAAATCAATCGGCTATCAAGGAGTGTTTATGAGCGCTATTGCAATTTCACTTGTGAGTGTTTTGGTAATTAGCAGAAACTTTGATAACACAAACAATCCTGGGTCATTGACAAGAAAGAAAGCTTCTTCTACAAGCCAATGA